From the Entelurus aequoreus isolate RoL-2023_Sb linkage group LG24, RoL_Eaeq_v1.1, whole genome shotgun sequence genome, the window TAATTGTCGCTaccaataatataaattaatacatttattattataaattaataGAGCGCCAACGTTAGCCTGAAAATTAACCATCCattttccattttctaccgcttgtcccataacCGATTTGCTTAATAAATACATTCGTGGACTATTTCGCCTAAACGACGTTGTCGATACTTATGTTGTAGTCTTTCGAAGCCCACCCAGTATAAAGCGACATGGTGGTCAACACGATCCACTGGTTCCGAAAGGGACTGAGGCTGCACGACAATCCGTCTTTGAGGGACTCTATCCGGGGTGCAGACACTTTACGCTGCATCTACATTCTGGACCCCTGGTTTGCAGGGTCGTCGAACGTGGGCATCAACAGGTGGAGGTAAggctaaaacaatttttttttgcttttattgaaatcataaaatgtaaaaatgtacttGATTTGTGCAGTGCAGGTTCAAGCAATCCTCATATAAGTCAGTTGTTGTTGGAAGACTAGTAACCACAAACACAAGCCATGTTATTCTGATGATTGACATACCCCTGATGTGAGGACAGCAATTATTCTGTTCAGCCACAAGAGGgtgtaatgcaggggtgtcaaagataaggcccgcgggccaggttttatccggcccgcggatgagtttgctaagtctgtgtttttcaaccactgtgcgtgagtattgtctggtgtgccgtgggaaattatgcaacttcacctaattggtccaaaaaatattttttgcaaatcaataattataatctgcaaataatgtgccattcCTCAGTGTCCCtgctgtgtagaactcggcagggtaaccatgtaatactccatgtcagtaggtggcagcaggtagttaattgctttgtaaaagtcggaatgtgtcgggtgagacgaggatggtttgttgtgatcccaatatgcagaccacagcgtgcaggtaaaaagatatgtaaagcttaaaccaaaaattaacaaaagggaaaGAAAAAGGCAATGAGGCTTAGGGATGGCTACGTAAAACGAcaataaaactgaactggctacaaagtaaaaagaaacagaatgctggacgatagcaaaaacttgcagcgtgtggagcagagatggcgtccacaaagcaacaatgtccacacaaagaaggatagcaacaacttaaatagccttgcttgctaacacaaagcaggtgcggggcatagcgctcaaaggaagacatgaaactacaggaaaacaccaaaataacagcacaagacaagaactaaagcactccacacaggaaaacaccaacaaactcaaaataaggcacgaggacgtggtggagtttaattttttaacgttttctgctggtagtGTCCCtctgtatttttaaatgaaaataatgtgccttgcctcaaaaaaggttgaaaaacactgtgctaagtataaaaatgagccgaaatttttgtatgaaagaaactgctgttctaaatgtgtccactagatgtcgcaatagcaattatttgtatctttgtagatgatgctacatatgtataaaaaaaataaaccacatgatgttagcgcACCAGTCGGGGGAAATGAGCAAagcacataaataacatcctgtaatttgatttttatattatttttttatcttgatagattgaatatgaacaccaatgagttgactgataaacattgtcacataatttattcagaaagtataaataatgacaaataaaggtacaatactattaaccgcaacacataagtgtaaaaaaaccaacaataacattatgatttgtacattttaagaatgtgcttgttccatttttaaaacaaagaaaacaatcagaagttgtctatttttaagttatcgtgctgtgattttaccagtccggcccacttgggagtagatttttctccatgtggcccccgatctaaaatgagtttgacacccctggtgtaatatATGTGGGCACTGCTGATTGAGCTCAGTGGTTtctttaccaagtaccacctcagaaaaaaacctGTCTCtgcaagtaccactataatggcaAACAATAaattacagtagcatagtaggcctaagtattcattaatacaaggcaaaggttttatttaacaaatatatttaatatttttggataCTGTAAAATTACATAGGGTTTGAACAGAAACACTGTTtagacagtggtgtgccgtcagggccaacaaggccttctctgctggcctagcagaaccagaaatcatgatcataattaaagctacaattatttttttcctaaatatctaaaagtattcacattctcttcatgtcatattatgctcgttccagtgctgttgtttctagttttagtttgtatccaatcagaattcagctagcttatgttgccatgctgtatgaaatctgccAAAGGCCTTCAGACGCTAGCTCAGCCGTTCTGGCGATGATAggtcctactaattgtgagttcaaatattttattttttcacttttaatatgttttttgcaattttaattttgaccgtaccacataagatatgttttaattgctgatgcgttttaattaatttttaaatgcgccagaaaataacccgttttgtatgcTGTTGATGTGattagggtgtaaatgtgttcctgtatagtatttctccatgaggtgacatcaattacggtattttgagaggtaatctttgaagtcggacatcactgaaggcctaggtgggaaacgcacggcccgccactgtgttTTAATATAGGAAAATTAAAcggtgtactttaatcaagtaattatttggcgtaccactgaaTTGTAAACGTACCACAGTTGGAGAATTATATAGCTTTCACAATTTCAAGTTTTATTGTATTAACATTTCCTAATGACTCCAAACTTGTTGAATACAATATGGATGGATTACATGATTGGTGAGCTATGCTGATGCTCACAGCCACTGAGTAATTTATTTGGATGGGACTGTATCTCTGGGGATTGGAATAACGTGCAAATTGTTACTTTATAAATATTTGTGATTAAGATGGCACCTCATTTACTTCCATATACAGTTCACTATGTATAAATTACAGTACCCATTGTTAAGTTAAAATAACTTTTGTCTAAAACCTTCCTTAGAGAACATTTAAAGATGCAGGGGGGCACTTTGATGCATTTTGAAAACAGACACCAAAACCAATCTTAAGTTTTGTGGCATAGGTGAGAAAGCAAATGACCATAGTgtacaataataaatattatgaAAAATGAATTACTTCAACGAAGGAAGAAAAACGAACGGaaaatggaccccctgctgtagACAGTGACCCCTGTGACGTTCTTGAAGCTGCTCGGGCTACTCCGTATGACACAGGTATAGATTCTAAAAGcaatccaatgtaggtcaataAGGCAAGCTATTTGAAGAAAGCGTCAACACCTTAGCTTTTGTGTTGAGTGtcaaagcaaattagtgtaatataCCCAAAGGAggaaaaggggtagaaaatggatggatgggtataatAATAAGCTATATAAGTAATTATTTAATTGAACAGTCAGAATATGCAGAGGGCCAATACAATTGAGCTGCATTTGGTTACACTAGGGTTTTGCAGCTTGTTTATTAGTATGGCATAGGCATTAAAACAAGATCTCAAACCATTCCCGCGTCACACAAGAAAATTAACAACTGAATAATTGATCCTTACCTTTTGAAATGTAGTCAAATTCCCATCCTTATTGAGAACTGAGAACTATCTGTTTCTATGTTGAATAATGTAACCCAAAATATGTCATTTATTTGAGATATATTGTGGTTGCTTATTgccttttattttaattaatcattGGTATATATTTTGTGGATGTGTCCATAATCAACAGAGGAAACCTGTTtcatatgatatgcaatctgtctGTGtggtttcaggtttttgttacatTGCTTAGAGGACTTGGATGCCAGTCTGCGCAAACTCAACTCCCGTTTATTTGTCATCCGAGGTCAACCCACAGATGTCTTCCCCAGAATATTTAAGGTACCTTATAGTGAGCAAAGTAACAGATCTAAATGTGACGTTTAAGTGTGGTTttgtttaaaggggtcatattatgatttttgtttctacatctaaaacacttccttgtaggggtgtaacagtattgtataaaacccaaaaccagtgaagttggcacgttgtgtaaatcgtaaataaaaacagattacaatgatttgctaatccctttcaacctatattcaattgaatagactgcaaagacaagatacaaaattgaaaagtttgttattttttgcaaatattagctcatttggaatttgatgcctgcaacatgttacaaaaaagctggtacaagtggcaaaaaagactgagaaaattgaggaatgttcatcaaacacttttttcgaacatcccacaggtgaacaggctaattgggaacaggtgggtgccatgatttggtataaaagcaggttccatgaaatgctcagtcattcacaaagaaggatggggcgagggtcaccactttgtgaacaaatgcgtgagcaaattgtcgaacagtttaagaacaacatttctcaacaagttatttcaaggaatttagggatttcagcatcaacggtccgtaatatcatcaaaaagttcagagaatctggagaaatcactgcacgtaagcgatgatattacagaccttcgatccctcagacagtactgcatcaaaaagcgacatcagtgtgtaaaggatatcaccacatgggctcaggaacacttcagaaaaccgctgtcagtaactacagtttgtcgctacatctgtaagtgcaagttaaaactctactatgcgaagcaaaattcatttatcaacaacacccagaaacgccgcgggctttgctgggcctgagctcctctaagatggactgatgcaaagtggaaaagtgttctgtggtctaaagagtccacattttaaattgtttttggaaactctggacgtcgtgtcctccggaacaaagaggacaagaaccattcgaattgttataggcgcaaagttcaaaagccagcatctgtgatggtatgggggtgtattagtgcccaaggcatgggtaacttacacatctgtgaaggcaccattaatgctgaaagttacatacaggttttggagcaacatatgtttcatggacgcccctgcttatttcagcaagacaatgccaagccacattctgcatgtcttacaacagcgtggcttcatagtaaaagagtgcgggtacgatactggcctgcctgtaggtcAGACctgtcattgaaaatgtgtggagcattatgaaacataaaatatgacaacggagacctcggactgttgaacaacttaagcttgtacatcaaacaagaatgggaaataattccatctgaaaagcttcaagaattggtctcctcagttcccaaacgtttactgggtgttgtttaaaggaaaggccatgtaacacagtggtaaaaatgccactgtgcaatgtgttgctgccgttaaaatctaagttaatgaatatttgcaaaaaaaaaaaaataagtgtctcagttcgaacattaagtatcttgtctttgcagtgtattcaattgaatataaatcgaaaaggatttgcaaatcattgtattctgtttttatttacgatttacacaacgtgccaacttcattggttttgggttttgtacatatgtatttatagttcagttcagttcagttcagtcaaAGCCCTGCATTAACTATAAAATAAGTATGAAATGCAAAGAAAAAACCACAGTGCCCATGTGGTGGGGCACAGTACCCCCTGCCACTAGTACCAATACATTAACTGGCCTTATAGTGTACCTGTGTTATGAGTCCCCATCTCCAGTCAACTTTAGCACACATGTAATGCAAgagattatgtatttatttattattctatgTTGTAGATGATTATAATGTATGTTGTGGATTTTCTTCCCAGGAATGGCAGATCAGCCATTTATCCTATGAATACGACTCTGAACCTTTTGGCAAGGAACGTGATGCTGCTATTCAAAAGCTAGCTAGTGAAGCGGGAGTTGAGGTCATGGTACGGATTTCACACACCCTCTATGATCTGGATAAGTAAGTGGTCGTTTTTAATTACACGCTTTTTTAAACTGTGTTTGTATTTAAGAGgtggattattttctttgttaaaGGATCATAGAATCTAATGGTGGTCAGCCTCCTCTCACCTACAAGCGTTTCCAGGCCCTCATCAATTGTATGGAGGCTGTGGACTCTCCTGCAGAGACAATCACATCAGAGGTCCTCAAAAACTGTGCCACGCCCATCAGAGATGACCATGACGAAAAGTTTGGAGTGCCATCACTAGAGGAACTCGGTAAGACTGACCAATTGTGTGTCTGCTGTTGTAACAGGCAGAGTAATGGAGGATTAATTGCTAATACTTAATattttagcatgtcactacagtTCCCACAGATGCAGgaaattcttttttaaaaatgttgatgttgatgttgatgatgaaaATGTTGGTCTTTAAGGTTAAAAAGCGACTATAGCGCATGCTGTTCTTTGATTTGTCATCCTTTAAGTACAAACATTTGTTTTCATAAAAACTTTAAATCCTTAAATACAGACATACTGTAGTCACACATGTAATGCATACATCTACAGTacactatttaatttaatttatgatAGCTGAACGGTGTTGAAAAAGCTTGAAATACGATCTTGTCAACAGCTTGAATGTATTTTTTGAAAAGACGTACGGACCCGGCAAGACTTTGTTCTCAGGTTTTTGCTTCTCCCTCAGGTTTTGAGACAGAGGGCCTAACAACAGCAGTATGGCCTGGGGGAGAAACAGAAGCCCTCTTGAGATTAGAGAGACATCTGGAGAGAAAGGTACAACGACCACATAGCACATGTAGAAAAAAACATGAGAGACATCAACTACAAATTTCTTGTAACCTTTTTGCTAAATACTTAATAATTGACTTTGATGAACACATTTTGTATTAATGTACACTAGGTTTTGTGTTTCCAGCATAATGCAGCAATTCTCGTATTCTTCACAATCAATTATACTGATTGTAATTCTTGTTTTAATGATGGTTTAATTCAATAGAAAGTTGGTTAATATCTGTGTCGAATTGTTCAGATAAAATATTGTGTGTGAACATAGAGAGAGAACTGCAAAGACACCCCAGCTGCAAACCCTTTGAATAATGATTTTGTTTACAGGCATGGGTGGCAAATTTTGAGCGTCCTCGAATGAACGCCAACTCGCTCCTGGCAAGTCCTACTGGCCTCAGCGCCTACCTTCGCTTTGGATGCTTGTCTTGCCGACTTTTCTATTTTAAGCTTACTGACCTATACATGAAGGTACTAAAACCATTTATTTTGGTTGAACTTGTAGTAGAATATTAaaactttatttaatttttttgtgtgaCTATTAGGTGAAGAAGAACAGCACACCACCACTTTCCTTGTATGGCCAGCTACTGTGGAGGGAGTTCTTCTATACCACCGCCACCAACAACCCCTGTTTTGATAAGATGGAGGGAAATCCTGTATGTGTCCAGATCCCCTGGGACCGTAACCCGGAGGCGTTGGCCAAGTGGGCAGAAGGACATACTGGCTTTCCTTGGATAGATGCCATCATGACCCAGTTGAGGCAGGAGGGGTGGATACATCATTTGGCCCGGCATGCTGTGGCCTGCTTCCTCACCAGGGGAGACCTTTGGATCAACTGGGAAGAAGGCATGAGGGTAGGCACACATTTCTCACTTGTAATCCCTTGTCACAGTTCAAAAGAGCAAAAGGTTATACTTTCTAAATGACCCATGCCTGCATCCTGATAGGTGTTTGAGGAGTTGCTGTTAGATGCAGACTGGAGCGTGAATGCTGGCAGCTGGATGTGGCTTTCTTGCAGTTCCTTTTTCCAGCAGTTTTTTCACTGCTACTGCCCAGTGGGATTTGGACGACGAGCAGACCCTAATGGCGACTATATAAGGTGTGTAGAGTTGGGACTGATTTACAGTTCCAATCATGGCTTTCCATCAcatgggcgcacacacacacagatgaatGAGGGGGCGTCGTCACCGTGCAAGACAGCACAATGATGACACGGACACCTGTCATGTGAAATAAATTAACCACCTGCTGTGACCCACAGCACCTTCTGGCTGAATTAGCTGATATTTTTAACTTTCTGCTGACAGTTATCTCAAATGAGTCATGATGTCTGTTAATTTGTGCTTTCATGTTGACTCACATTAAGGAAACTGCTTGTCATGGATGTATCCACAGTCTACCTGTAtatgaaacatttattttgttatcTATGGAAATCAAAGTGTAGATTGTTAAAGCTGTATAAGCATCAAGTCTGTACAAAGCCATATGAAATAACATCATCATCCTGTCATGTTAACCAACTCTTTTCACCTGTGCTTACAGGCGTTATTTGCCCATATTGAGAGGCTTTCcagcaaaatatatatatgatccATGGAATGCCCCAGAGGATCTACAGAAGGCCGCCAAGTGTGTCATCGGCGTCCACTATCCAAAGCCTATGGTGAACCACGCTGAGGCCAGCCGCATCAACATAGAAAGGATGAAGCAAATTTATCAGCAGCTTTCTTGCTACAGAGGACTATGTAAGAGCAACACTCATACTTTCATTAAGAGGCTTTGATGGCCATCACTATTGGACTACCATCACTAGACTTGTAGTAGCCATTGTGTCATCCTCAACAGGCAAAGACTTCAAGGAATCTTTATTGTCAATTTTTCCAGACATGTAAGACATTAGGactgggccgataacaaatttgCTGGGACAT encodes:
- the cry1b gene encoding cryptochrome-1b, whose translation is MVVNTIHWFRKGLRLHDNPSLRDSIRGADTLRCIYILDPWFAGSSNVGINRWRFLLHCLEDLDASLRKLNSRLFVIRGQPTDVFPRIFKEWQISHLSYEYDSEPFGKERDAAIQKLASEAGVEVMVRISHTLYDLDKIIESNGGQPPLTYKRFQALINCMEAVDSPAETITSEVLKNCATPIRDDHDEKFGVPSLEELGFETEGLTTAVWPGGETEALLRLERHLERKAWVANFERPRMNANSLLASPTGLSAYLRFGCLSCRLFYFKLTDLYMKVKKNSTPPLSLYGQLLWREFFYTTATNNPCFDKMEGNPVCVQIPWDRNPEALAKWAEGHTGFPWIDAIMTQLRQEGWIHHLARHAVACFLTRGDLWINWEEGMRVFEELLLDADWSVNAGSWMWLSCSSFFQQFFHCYCPVGFGRRADPNGDYIRRYLPILRGFPAKYIYDPWNAPEDLQKAAKCVIGVHYPKPMVNHAEASRINIERMKQIYQQLSCYRGLCMLATVPHNPNNGTNDSNVGGLNLETSQGPEGSPEDVSVQKGTSQADRGHSTQKRRREEDPAERNSKYLRQSK